In Arcobacter ellisii, a genomic segment contains:
- a CDS encoding cache domain-containing protein, with amino-acid sequence MSKLFKLGASILLCATFANANTQDEAKALVMKGVDFCKKVGVAACVEEFNKPESEFVNGDLYIWANDFDGIITAHPKKPLKGKNLYRYKDKAGNQLFKEFIDKVKADGSGWVDYVWDHPTKGEQTPKTSFVIGIGENQLIGAGVYKE; translated from the coding sequence ATGAGTAAATTATTTAAGTTAGGAGCTTCAATATTATTATGTGCAACATTTGCAAATGCTAATACACAAGATGAAGCAAAAGCCCTTGTTATGAAAGGTGTAGACTTTTGTAAAAAAGTAGGTGTTGCTGCTTGTGTTGAAGAGTTTAATAAACCAGAAAGTGAATTTGTAAATGGTGATTTATATATTTGGGCAAATGATTTTGATGGTATCATAACAGCTCATCCAAAAAAACCTTTAAAAGGGAAAAATCTTTATAGATATAAAGATAAAGCAGGAAATCAATTATTCAAAGAGTTTATAGATAAAGTTAAAGCAGATGGTTCTGGTTGGGTTGATTATGTATGGGATCATCCAACTAAAGGAGAACAAACTCCAAAAACATCTTTCGTTATTGGAATTGGAGAAAATCAACTAATTGGTGCTGGTGTATACAAAGAGTAG
- a CDS encoding DUF2971 domain-containing protein codes for MGNIMYHYCNVDAFKAIIQNKTLWLSSVYNLNDYKEIHWIKEKVLKRIQELTTKNNYEKFNTFLKLYEKKQPNVYIASFSKGEDLLSQWRAYANDGYGVAIGFNTEYFKENKLIKTSKVLYDEEQQQKEIEEILEPLFKFEEKFDFLSFEFEEFCENIINEINYLSAKSKNELFMEEQEIRLIHTPLIIEDKETKRFIFKKNISTMLFRAVCGSLIPYFELKFDNFNEENEPILEIIKGPKNKFIDQEIRIFLANNGFYNVKIKSSKSSYR; via the coding sequence ATGGGAAATATTATGTATCACTATTGTAATGTTGATGCTTTTAAAGCAATAATTCAAAATAAAACTTTATGGCTTAGTTCAGTTTATAATCTAAACGATTATAAAGAGATTCATTGGATTAAAGAAAAAGTTTTGAAAAGAATTCAAGAATTAACTACTAAAAATAACTACGAAAAATTTAATACATTTTTAAAACTTTATGAAAAAAAACAACCAAATGTTTATATCGCTTCTTTTTCAAAAGGAGAAGATTTATTAAGTCAATGGAGAGCCTATGCAAATGATGGATATGGTGTTGCTATTGGATTTAATACAGAATATTTTAAAGAGAATAAATTAATAAAAACATCAAAAGTTTTATATGATGAAGAACAACAACAAAAAGAGATTGAAGAGATATTAGAGCCTCTTTTTAAGTTTGAAGAGAAATTTGATTTTTTATCTTTTGAATTTGAAGAGTTTTGTGAAAATATAATAAATGAGATAAATTATCTTTCAGCTAAATCAAAAAATGAACTTTTTATGGAAGAACAAGAGATAAGACTCATTCATACACCTTTGATTATAGAAGATAAAGAGACAAAAAGATTTATTTTTAAAAAGAATATTTCAACAATGTTATTTAGAGCTGTTTGTGGAAGTTTAATACCATATTTTGAACTAAAATTTGATAATTTTAATGAGGAAAATGAACCAATACTAGAGATAATTAAAGGACCTAAGAATAAGTTTATAGACCAAGAAATAAGAATATTTTTGGCTAATAATGGTTTTTATAATGTAAAAATAAAAAGTTCAAAATCATCATATAGATGA
- a CDS encoding MFS transporter, which translates to MTKQLFPLALGGLAIGTTEFIIMGLLPDVASSIDVSIPVAGHLISAYAFGVVIGAPTLVALSAKFPPKSILIVLMILFTIFNAFSIIAPDYNTLLMSRFFAGLPHGAFFGVGTVVATKLAQKGKEAQAISSMFTGLTVAILLMVPFVTFIGHNLHWRYAFGIVSLLGLLTILSLYLWLPKLKPLKTVTFKEELEFFKTIKAWHILTIVAIGFGGLFAWFSYIAPLLIHVSQFDASQVSYLMIVAGAGMVVGNIMGGYLADKKDPATATIMLLSFMVISLILVFFLSENKIISILLTFICGALAMSIGTPINMVMLKSAKHSEMLAAAFMQAAFNVANSLGAFFGGIPLFFGLSFSYPSLVGAFMAGTGALLCIIFYKKYQQSF; encoded by the coding sequence TTCCTGTTGCTGGACACCTCATCTCTGCGTATGCATTTGGAGTTGTTATTGGAGCTCCTACATTGGTTGCTCTTAGTGCAAAATTTCCTCCAAAATCTATACTGATTGTATTAATGATTTTATTTACAATATTCAACGCTTTTTCAATTATTGCACCAGATTACAATACACTTTTAATGTCACGATTTTTTGCAGGGCTTCCCCATGGAGCTTTTTTTGGAGTAGGAACTGTTGTTGCTACAAAATTAGCTCAAAAGGGGAAAGAGGCTCAAGCTATCTCTTCAATGTTTACAGGACTTACTGTTGCTATTTTACTTATGGTTCCATTTGTTACATTTATAGGACATAATCTTCATTGGAGATACGCATTTGGAATAGTTTCCTTACTTGGTTTATTAACTATTTTATCTTTATATCTTTGGTTGCCAAAATTAAAACCTCTAAAAACTGTAACCTTTAAAGAAGAGTTAGAATTTTTCAAAACAATTAAAGCTTGGCATATTTTAACTATTGTTGCTATTGGTTTTGGAGGACTTTTTGCTTGGTTTAGTTATATAGCTCCACTTTTAATTCATGTTTCACAATTTGATGCTTCACAAGTTTCTTATCTAATGATTGTTGCAGGGGCTGGGATGGTTGTAGGAAATATAATGGGTGGTTATTTAGCTGATAAAAAAGATCCTGCAACTGCAACTATAATGCTTTTATCATTTATGGTAATTTCACTTATTTTAGTATTTTTTCTTTCAGAGAATAAAATCATCTCTATTCTTCTTACTTTTATTTGTGGAGCTTTAGCTATGTCAATTGGAACACCAATAAATATGGTAATGTTAAAGAGTGCAAAACATTCAGAGATGTTAGCTGCTGCATTTATGCAAGCTGCGTTTAATGTTGCAAACTCTTTAGGAGCATTTTTTGGAGGGATACCTTTATTTTTTGGTTTATCTTTTAGTTATCCTTCTCTTGTTGGTGCATTTATGGCAGGAACGGGTGCTTTATTGTGTATTATTTTTTATAAAAAATATCAACAAAGTTTTTAA
- a CDS encoding DUF4198 domain-containing protein: protein MKKSFMILIMGIFANAHFLTSIPSSDYINEKKDSNLKIDVMFIHPFEQTGMTMEKPIGVFLESKENPLVLVETKKFEHKAWSTNYQIKKPGIYKFFTEPQPYFERAEEKFISHVPKLMISAFGVEDGWDTPLGLKYEIIPMVKPFGLYSGNIFQGKVLHDGKPASNVEVEVELYNEFGLKAPTDAHITQVVKTDDNGVFSFVMNHKGWWGFAALIEEGEKEFEGKKYPIENGALLWIKAY from the coding sequence ATGAAAAAAAGTTTTATGATTTTAATTATGGGAATATTTGCAAATGCACATTTTTTAACATCAATTCCTAGTAGTGATTATATTAATGAAAAAAAAGATTCAAATTTAAAAATTGATGTTATGTTTATTCATCCATTTGAACAAACTGGCATGACAATGGAAAAACCAATTGGAGTTTTTTTAGAATCAAAAGAGAATCCTTTAGTTTTAGTTGAAACTAAAAAATTTGAGCATAAAGCTTGGAGTACAAATTATCAAATTAAAAAACCTGGTATTTATAAATTTTTTACAGAACCACAACCATATTTTGAAAGAGCAGAAGAAAAATTTATTTCCCATGTTCCAAAATTGATGATTAGTGCTTTTGGAGTAGAAGATGGTTGGGATACACCTCTTGGTTTAAAATATGAAATAATACCTATGGTAAAACCTTTTGGTTTATATTCTGGAAATATTTTTCAAGGAAAAGTTTTACATGATGGAAAACCTGCTTCAAATGTAGAAGTAGAAGTTGAACTTTATAATGAATTTGGTTTAAAAGCTCCAACAGATGCACACATAACTCAAGTAGTAAAAACTGATGACAATGGAGTTTTTTCTTTTGTAATGAATCACAAAGGTTGGTGGGGATTTGCAGCTTTAATAGAAGAGGGTGAAAAAGAGTTTGAAGGTAAAAAATATCCTATTGAAAATGGTGCTTTACTTTGGATAAAAGCTTATTAG
- a CDS encoding energy-coupling factor ABC transporter ATP-binding protein, whose protein sequence is MSCSITLKNVSYSNGSNLLFENINLSVGHEEKVAIIGSNGVGKSSLLRIIAGLEESYSGELYLFHNLIKNKKDYRNFRFEVGYLPQDISSFFLSATVIEDVMFSLRTTGTKKEEAYQKALEMLEELEISHLKDRIIYELSGGEQKIVALAGILITKPKILLLDEPTNALDESSEKRIINILNSIKKSMIIISHHKSFIEQLTPTIYKLENKKLEKN, encoded by the coding sequence ATGAGTTGTTCTATAACATTAAAAAATGTTTCATATTCAAATGGAAGTAATCTTTTATTTGAGAATATAAATCTAAGTGTAGGACATGAAGAAAAAGTAGCAATTATTGGCTCAAATGGTGTTGGTAAAAGTTCACTTCTTAGAATAATTGCAGGACTTGAAGAGTCTTATTCAGGAGAGTTATATCTTTTTCATAATTTGATTAAAAATAAAAAAGATTATAGAAATTTCCGTTTTGAAGTTGGATATCTACCTCAAGATATTAGTAGCTTTTTTTTATCTGCAACTGTTATTGAAGATGTAATGTTTAGTTTAAGAACAACAGGAACAAAAAAAGAAGAGGCTTATCAAAAAGCTTTAGAAATGCTAGAAGAATTAGAAATATCACATCTAAAAGATAGAATAATTTATGAATTAAGTGGTGGAGAACAAAAAATAGTTGCACTTGCTGGTATTTTGATAACTAAACCAAAAATTTTACTTTTAGATGAACCAACAAATGCCTTAGATGAAAGTTCTGAAAAAAGAATTATAAATATTTTAAATTCTATAAAAAAATCAATGATTATTATCTCTCATCACAAATCTTTTATAGAACAATTAACACCTACAATTTATAAACTAGAAAATAAAAAATTAGAGAAAAATTAA
- a CDS encoding response regulator transcription factor → MNNLTFHNLTREVWYEKIYKEKSNCSFVINYLKGPTTGIELAKELKNIIPTTPVVFLTANSEVATIKKASETFAYGYILKPYKKSNLHAAIEIALKKSAEDNAKIKKLEAVENVNKTLLHQLELNNEQRSRTIQLKYGYLFDKEKEILYYGDEPVKLTTKETKIIKYLCDSPGHNVSQEQLEYAIWQDEPAGYAAFRSVLFRLRNKVHKDLISNQNNTGYKIELF, encoded by the coding sequence TTGAATAATCTTACCTTTCATAATTTAACAAGAGAGGTATGGTATGAAAAAATTTACAAAGAGAAGTCTAATTGCAGCTTTGTCATTAATTATTTAAAAGGACCTACAACAGGAATTGAACTTGCTAAAGAATTAAAAAATATAATTCCTACTACACCTGTTGTTTTTTTAACAGCAAATTCAGAAGTAGCAACTATAAAAAAAGCTTCTGAAACTTTTGCTTATGGGTATATCTTAAAACCCTACAAAAAATCAAATCTACACGCTGCAATAGAAATTGCTCTGAAAAAATCTGCAGAAGATAATGCCAAAATAAAAAAACTTGAAGCTGTTGAAAATGTAAATAAAACTTTACTTCATCAACTAGAACTAAACAATGAACAAAGGTCACGTACTATTCAATTAAAATATGGTTATTTATTTGATAAAGAAAAAGAGATTTTATATTATGGTGATGAACCTGTTAAATTGACTACAAAAGAGACAAAAATTATAAAATATCTTTGTGACAGTCCAGGTCATAATGTATCTCAAGAACAACTTGAATATGCAATTTGGCAAGATGAACCAGCAGGTTATGCTGCTTTTAGATCTGTATTATTTAGACTTAGAAATAAAGTTCATAAAGATTTAATTAGTAATCAAAATAACACTGGATATAAAATAGAACTTTTTTAA
- a CDS encoding prephenate dehydratase, whose amino-acid sequence MSNKSTKKEEELQEIDKKILKLLSKRNKLLKDFKDTNFFSYNNNFIENIKNEMFLELEHEKIDEKIVYLGPEGSYTQEAAINKFGIGKTYYSVNSIKNIFYEVNEDRAKYGVVPIENSSNGIVGDTINCFDTYNLNIIGETILDIHHTLVSNCNKIEDIKIIYSKDIAFDQCSIFLENYHLNETKYEYVDSTTKAAKLASQIPNSAAICSKLAAKTNHIPILFNDIEDNKNNKTRFFIISKESTKKTKNDKTSIIVQLPNKYGCLIDFLNDFKENKINLNKIKSHIVKGISTFFIEFDGHKDDSNVKKILNKHSNNIKVLGSYKKEIEDI is encoded by the coding sequence TTGAGTAATAAATCAACTAAAAAAGAAGAAGAACTTCAAGAAATTGATAAAAAAATATTAAAACTTTTGTCTAAAAGAAATAAACTCTTAAAAGATTTTAAAGATACCAATTTCTTTTCATACAATAATAACTTTATTGAAAATATTAAAAATGAAATGTTTTTAGAGTTAGAACATGAAAAAATCGATGAAAAGATTGTTTATTTAGGTCCTGAAGGAAGTTATACTCAAGAGGCTGCCATAAATAAATTTGGTATAGGTAAAACATATTATTCAGTTAATTCTATAAAAAATATTTTTTATGAAGTAAATGAAGATAGAGCAAAATATGGAGTTGTACCAATTGAAAATAGTTCTAATGGAATAGTTGGAGATACAATTAACTGTTTTGATACTTATAACTTAAATATAATTGGTGAAACTATTTTGGATATTCATCATACACTTGTTAGTAATTGCAATAAAATTGAAGATATAAAAATAATTTATTCAAAAGATATTGCCTTTGACCAATGTTCAATCTTTTTAGAAAATTATCATCTAAATGAGACTAAATATGAATATGTTGATTCAACAACAAAAGCAGCTAAATTGGCTTCACAAATACCAAATAGTGCGGCAATTTGTTCTAAACTTGCTGCTAAAACAAATCATATACCAATTTTATTTAATGATATTGAAGATAATAAAAATAATAAAACTAGATTTTTTATCATTAGTAAAGAATCAACAAAAAAAACCAAAAATGATAAAACTTCAATTATAGTTCAATTGCCTAATAAATATGGTTGTTTGATTGATTTTTTAAATGACTTTAAAGAGAATAAAATAAATCTAAATAAAATAAAATCACATATTGTAAAAGGAATATCTACATTTTTTATTGAATTTGATGGTCATAAAGATGATTCTAATGTAAAAAAGATTTTAAATAAGCATAGTAATAATATAAAAGTTTTAGGCTCTTATAAAAAAGAGATTGAAGATATTTAA
- a CDS encoding energy-coupling factor transporter transmembrane component T family protein: MINFNPAISLICAFVYSLILSFSTFEFYFLIPLIFLIITNFDNLFKVLKKLLFLNLFIFAIFVFVWIQNSLVEALNIYVRTNMIIFFNLLLFYNSKGLDIVRGFYLLKFPNRFVSTFYFTWKMIVELQDDFKNIKTTLVTRSFHSKTNLFIYQTYGNILGLLFVKSIQKAQNLKDSFELRGFNGEIYLSDSFNLNKFDFYLIITVLITFILKVFA; this comes from the coding sequence TTGATAAATTTTAATCCAGCAATTTCACTTATTTGTGCATTTGTTTATAGTTTGATTCTAAGTTTTTCTACTTTTGAGTTTTATTTTTTAATTCCTTTAATTTTTTTGATTATTACAAATTTTGATAATCTTTTTAAAGTATTAAAAAAACTACTATTTTTAAACCTTTTCATATTTGCAATATTTGTATTTGTTTGGATTCAAAATAGTTTAGTTGAAGCTTTAAATATTTATGTAAGAACTAACATGATTATATTTTTTAATCTATTGCTTTTTTATAATTCAAAAGGTTTGGATATTGTAAGAGGATTTTATTTGTTAAAATTCCCAAATAGATTTGTTTCAACATTCTATTTTACATGGAAAATGATAGTTGAGTTGCAAGATGATTTTAAAAATATAAAAACTACACTAGTAACAAGAAGTTTTCATAGTAAAACAAATCTTTTTATCTATCAAACCTATGGTAATATTTTAGGTTTATTATTTGTAAAATCAATCCAAAAAGCACAAAATTTAAAAGATAGTTTTGAATTAAGAGGTTTTAATGGAGAGATTTATTTAAGTGATAGTTTTAATCTAAATAAATTTGATTTTTATTTAATAATTACAGTTTTAATAACATTTATTTTGAAGGTTTTTGCATGA
- the cbiM gene encoding cobalt transporter CbiM, whose translation MHISDGIISVEVAITTGVVATLFCAYALKKLSNEKIALVAALSALFFVTSFIHIPFGPTQIHLMLLGFIGIFLGNLAFLSISIALILQALLLGFGGLTSLGANIIIMAMPAFMVYLIFKLNIMKKINEKIRFFLVGFIGVFISSIFLFIILVLSKEEYLAVGYSVIAVNIPTMILEGIITLFLLLYIKKVMPTLLKDTSLC comes from the coding sequence ATGCATATTTCAGATGGAATAATTAGTGTTGAAGTGGCTATAACAACAGGTGTTGTAGCTACTTTATTTTGTGCTTATGCATTAAAAAAATTATCAAATGAAAAAATAGCTTTAGTTGCAGCTTTGAGTGCTCTATTTTTTGTAACTTCATTTATACATATACCTTTTGGTCCTACACAAATTCATTTGATGTTACTTGGATTTATAGGAATTTTTTTAGGAAATTTAGCTTTTTTATCTATCTCAATTGCTTTAATATTACAAGCTTTACTTTTAGGTTTTGGTGGGCTAACTTCACTTGGTGCAAATATAATAATTATGGCAATGCCTGCATTTATGGTATATTTAATCTTTAAATTAAATATTATGAAAAAGATAAATGAAAAAATTAGATTTTTTTTAGTTGGATTTATTGGTGTTTTTATTTCATCAATTTTTTTATTTATAATTTTAGTTTTATCAAAAGAAGAATATTTAGCAGTTGGATATTCTGTAATCGCTGTAAATATTCCAACAATGATTTTAGAAGGTATAATAACTCTTTTCTTATTACTTTATATAAAAAAAGTAATGCCTACTCTTTTAAAGGATACTAGTTTATGTTGA
- a CDS encoding methyl-accepting chemotaxis protein: protein MFGIKNMKLGKKVLIAPVIAVLFLIVLAIFSNNALKSDKETLKNIVDVKFELYKSSSKLLSDINLFNSILYKIFSYATDKYEQSLIDEQITLLNNLKAKIEKDMEIFLKEEYLTADDKKSIEAVNKELKEYNLTVRDAVDMLSVDLGMATPMLSVADEVFLVINEKLNAINKTADEQNKLSYKNALSKIDSTLYTLYSLIIIVLITVFFVTVLITNSIKKPLEKFNEGLLEFFKYLNQETKESKLIEINSTDELGIMANEVNKNILVAKKSIEKDKEIVNSAIKCANEAKKGLLNTRIEGETNNPSLNELKNVINQMLSAVENNIKNVMKVLSLYANYDYREKINVAGLDGDLKALCNDVNKLGLAITSMLLENKEMGLILSSNAERLSRNVENLTTSANSQAASLEQTAAAIEEITANMQNSSQNIVKMTSYANEVSDSVIVGQELASKTALSMDEINAQTQAIADSITIIDQIAFQTNILSLNAAVEAATAGEAGKGFAVVAQEVRNLASRSADAAKEIKTLVENATLKANEGKVISAEMIQGYERLNTNIHNTLSLINEVSSSSKEQFNAMEQINDTVNNLDQVTQKNATSADEANKVAREVNDIAEKVVLNTNQKEFEGK, encoded by the coding sequence ATGTTTGGTATAAAAAATATGAAATTAGGTAAAAAAGTATTAATTGCTCCAGTTATAGCTGTTCTTTTTCTAATAGTCTTAGCAATCTTTTCTAATAACGCACTAAAATCAGATAAAGAAACATTAAAAAATATTGTTGATGTAAAATTTGAACTTTATAAATCAAGTAGTAAATTATTGAGTGATATAAATCTTTTCAATTCAATTTTATACAAGATTTTTAGTTATGCAACAGATAAATATGAACAATCATTAATTGATGAACAAATTACATTGTTAAATAATCTAAAAGCAAAAATAGAAAAAGATATGGAAATATTTTTAAAAGAAGAGTATTTAACTGCTGATGATAAAAAAAGTATAGAAGCTGTTAACAAAGAGTTAAAAGAGTATAACTTAACAGTTAGAGATGCAGTTGATATGTTAAGTGTTGATTTAGGTATGGCAACACCAATGTTATCCGTTGCTGATGAGGTTTTTTTGGTTATTAATGAAAAATTAAATGCAATAAATAAAACAGCAGATGAACAAAATAAGTTAAGTTATAAAAATGCTTTAAGTAAAATTGATTCAACTTTATACACTTTATACTCTTTGATTATTATTGTTTTGATTACAGTATTTTTTGTGACAGTTCTAATTACAAACTCGATTAAAAAACCTTTGGAAAAATTTAATGAAGGTTTATTGGAATTCTTTAAATATTTAAACCAAGAGACTAAAGAATCAAAACTTATAGAGATAAATTCAACAGATGAATTGGGAATTATGGCAAATGAAGTTAATAAAAATATTTTGGTTGCAAAAAAATCTATTGAAAAAGATAAAGAGATTGTAAATAGTGCAATAAAATGTGCAAATGAAGCAAAAAAAGGTTTATTAAATACAAGAATTGAAGGTGAAACAAACAATCCTTCTTTAAATGAGTTAAAAAATGTAATAAATCAAATGTTAAGTGCTGTTGAAAATAACATCAAAAATGTAATGAAAGTTTTATCTTTATATGCAAATTATGATTATAGAGAAAAAATAAATGTTGCAGGATTAGATGGAGATTTAAAAGCTTTATGTAATGATGTAAATAAACTTGGTTTAGCAATTACATCAATGTTGCTTGAAAATAAAGAGATGGGATTGATTTTATCTTCAAATGCAGAAAGATTATCAAGAAATGTTGAAAATTTAACAACATCGGCAAATTCTCAAGCAGCTTCTTTAGAACAAACGGCTGCTGCAATAGAAGAGATTACAGCAAATATGCAAAATAGTTCACAAAATATTGTAAAAATGACCTCTTATGCAAATGAGGTTTCTGATTCAGTTATAGTTGGACAAGAGTTAGCCTCAAAAACAGCTTTATCAATGGATGAAATAAATGCCCAAACACAAGCAATTGCTGATTCAATTACAATTATTGACCAAATTGCATTTCAAACAAATATTTTATCTTTAAATGCAGCTGTTGAAGCTGCAACTGCTGGTGAAGCTGGAAAAGGATTTGCTGTTGTTGCTCAAGAGGTGCGAAATCTTGCAAGTAGGTCTGCTGATGCTGCTAAAGAGATTAAAACTTTGGTTGAAAATGCGACTTTAAAAGCAAATGAAGGTAAAGTAATTTCAGCTGAAATGATACAAGGTTATGAGAGATTAAATACAAATATTCATAATACTTTATCTTTGATAAATGAAGTTTCAAGCTCTTCAAAAGAGCAGTTTAATGCAATGGAACAAATCAACGATACAGTAAATAACTTAGACCAAGTGACACAAAAAAATGCAACATCTGCTGATGAGGCAAATAAAGTTGCACGTGAAGTAAATGATATAGCTGAAAAAGTTGTGTTAAATACCAATCAAAAAGAGTTTGAGGGGAAATAA
- a CDS encoding VOC family protein, with translation MFKITNIDHLVLTVKDINKTVEFYEILGMKKEIFGENRVALKFGNQKINLHKLGNEFEPKAFNVKEGSADLCFIIDSKLSEVKKYLESIGLKIEEGIVNRTGANGKIESIYLRDPDMNLIELSNYIEV, from the coding sequence ATGTTCAAAATAACAAATATTGACCATTTGGTTTTGACAGTAAAAGATATAAATAAAACTGTTGAATTTTATGAAATATTAGGAATGAAAAAAGAGATTTTTGGTGAAAATAGAGTTGCTTTAAAATTTGGAAATCAAAAAATAAATTTACATAAATTAGGAAATGAATTTGAACCAAAAGCCTTTAATGTAAAAGAGGGGAGTGCTGATTTGTGTTTTATTATTGATTCAAAACTTAGTGAAGTAAAAAAATATTTAGAATCAATTGGTCTAAAAATAGAAGAGGGGATCGTTAATAGAACAGGTGCAAATGGAAAAATTGAATCTATTTATCTACGTGACCCTGATATGAACCTAATTGAACTATCAAATTATATTGAAGTTTAA
- a CDS encoding MFS transporter produces the protein MKRFDLFIIVYCIIIVLSVMYATQPLQPLLAREFNVSITKASQFTAIIMLFLAISPIIYGYLLEKVNAKKMLINSSIVLFVTNIFLGLSTNYEWFLLFRTIEALVVPAILTSLMSILASIDKENVKFNMSIYVAATVFGGLVGRIFSGFIATNFSYQYVFYSLSLAILISIYFVNKLSYEGEATIVKPKISDVLSILKDKRFSTIYLLMFCVFFVFAGVLNVLPFRVKDISSQTSEFQISLLYLGYGMGILVSLNSKKIIKYFRNEINTILIGLIFFLFITIFLTVPNIITMFMLLFLFCLGMFTVHTVSTGLANSMKSSQKSLTSGMYLTFYYLGGAMGSYIPSIIYEKFGWNVVIYMFCAILFMIMLLIVKRRRIF, from the coding sequence ATGAAAAGATTTGATTTATTTATTATTGTTTATTGTATTATCATAGTTTTATCTGTGATGTATGCAACGCAACCACTACAACCACTGCTTGCACGTGAATTTAATGTTTCTATAACAAAAGCTTCGCAGTTTACAGCAATTATCATGCTATTTTTAGCAATTTCACCAATAATTTATGGATATTTATTAGAAAAAGTAAATGCTAAAAAAATGTTAATAAACTCTTCAATAGTTTTATTTGTTACAAATATTTTTTTAGGATTATCTACAAATTACGAGTGGTTTTTACTTTTTAGAACAATTGAAGCCTTAGTTGTTCCTGCAATTCTTACTTCACTTATGAGTATTTTGGCAAGTATTGATAAAGAAAATGTCAAATTTAATATGTCAATTTATGTTGCAGCTACGGTTTTTGGTGGTTTAGTTGGAAGAATTTTTTCAGGATTTATAGCAACTAATTTTTCTTATCAATATGTATTTTACTCTTTATCTCTTGCTATTTTAATATCAATTTATTTTGTAAATAAATTATCTTATGAGGGTGAAGCAACGATTGTAAAACCTAAAATAAGTGATGTATTATCAATATTAAAAGATAAAAGATTTTCAACTATATATTTATTGATGTTTTGTGTATTTTTTGTTTTTGCAGGAGTTTTAAATGTATTACCTTTTAGGGTAAAAGATATCTCTTCTCAAACATCTGAATTTCAAATATCTTTACTTTATTTAGGATATGGAATGGGAATTTTAGTCTCTTTAAATTCAAAAAAGATTATCAAATATTTTAGAAATGAAATAAACACTATTTTAATTGGTTTGATATTCTTTTTATTTATAACTATATTTTTAACTGTTCCAAATATTATTACAATGTTTATGTTGTTATTTTTATTTTGTTTAGGAATGTTTACGGTTCATACTGTAAGTACAGGTTTAGCAAACTCAATGAAATCTTCACAAAAATCTTTAACTTCAGGAATGTATCTTACTTTTTATTATTTAGGTGGAGCAATGGGTTCTTATATTCCTTCAATTATTTATGAAAAATTTGGATGGAATGTTGTTATATATATGTTTTGTGCCATTTTATTTATGATTATGCTTTTAATTGTAAAAAGAAGAAGAATATTTTAA